One window of the Salvia miltiorrhiza cultivar Shanhuang (shh) chromosome 6, IMPLAD_Smil_shh, whole genome shotgun sequence genome contains the following:
- the LOC130989172 gene encoding uncharacterized protein LOC130989172, which yields MSFSIPKFPTSAATSPNTLRISTIFPRLSVGFPQFSTTNANFACTHGLLRCYAAAKQQKSGGAPPPTTTKKKRNPSSKSSSKKLVGDGFEIEKSGGGGGVEVMESPSESAQSPYSALPLPNPPAGFVLDEQGRVLMASNKRIATIVDSTNNFPLECVIRRVFRNSRGDECMLLCPVDTPVQILKSVNVEGWTAVGDEEIEAILPTAAYALAKIHMHLVHSGFCYTARGGFCYTEEDIFEFHIDNGEDVDGLPTEGVEIACFHLDGSHYMIYTPSDPLLFVAVKDKNGVLQIADDELLDDPAIISAIDEETEFNALVEEEAALLDSLLGKR from the exons ATGAGCTTCTCCATCCCCAAATTTCCCACCTCCGCTGCGACTTCTCCAAACACGTTGagaatttccaccattttccctCGTCTCTCTGTCGGTTTCCCCCAATTTAGCACAACAAACGCAAACTTTGCTTGCACACACGGTTTGCTACGTTGCTACGCAGCGGCGAAGCAGCAGAAGAGCGGCGGTGCGCCGCCACCGACGACGACGAAGAAGAAAAGGAATCCGAGTAGTAAGAGTAGTAGTAAGAAACTGGTTGGAGATGGCTTCGAGATTGAGaagagtggtggtggtggtggagtgGAGGTGATGGAGTCACCGTCAGAATCAGCTCAGTCGCCGTACTCGGCACTGCCTCTGCCGAACCCGCCTGCCGGATTCGTGTTGGATGAGCAAGGGAGAGTTCTAATGGCTTCCAACAAACGCATTGCTACTATC GTTGATTCTACCAATAACTTTCCCCTGGAATGTGTTATAAGGCGAGTATTTAGAAATTCACGGGGAGATGAATGCATGCTGCTCTGCCCAGTTGATAC GCCTGTTCAGATTTTGAAGAGTGTCAATGTTGAAGGGTGGACTGCT GTTGGTGATGAAGAAATTGAGGCTATCCTCCCCACTGCAGCTTATGCCCTTGCCAAAATACACATGCATCTTGTACACAGTGG ATTCTGTTATACAGCACGAGGTGGTTTTTGCTATACAGAAGAAGACATATTTGAATTTCACATAG ACAATGGTGAAGATGTGGATGGTTTACCAACTGAAGGCGTTGAGATTGCATGCTTCCATCTG GATGGTTCTCACTATATGATTTATACACCTTCTGACCCGCTTCTGTTTGTTGCAGTGAAG GATAAAAATGGTGTATTACAAATAGCTGATGAC GAACTCTTGGATGACCCTGCTATTATTAGCGCCATAGATGAGGAGACCGAATTCAATGCTTTAGTG GAAGAGGAAGCTGCTCTTCTCGATTCATTACTTGGGAAAAGGTGA